A portion of the Brevundimonas pondensis genome contains these proteins:
- a CDS encoding TrbC/VirB2 family protein — protein sequence MNRPLSRLRRRAAAATIAGAASLAGAGPAFASANVEGLLQNVVDMLTGNTARLLAVLAVVIVGVLWMFGLFDLRRAAIVVLGIVVVFGAAEIVNLITGGG from the coding sequence ATGAACCGACCTCTCTCACGACTGCGCCGCCGTGCGGCGGCCGCGACGATCGCCGGAGCCGCGAGCCTTGCGGGCGCCGGACCGGCCTTCGCCTCCGCCAACGTCGAAGGCCTGCTCCAGAACGTGGTGGACATGCTGACCGGCAACACCGCCCGGCTCCTCGCCGTCCTGGCGGTGGTGATCGTGGGCGTGCTGTGGATGTTCGGTCTGTTCGACCTGCGCCGGGCCGCCATCGTCGTGCTGGGCATCGTGGTGGTCTTCGGCGCGGCCGAGATCGTCAACCTCATCACCGGGGGCGGCTGA
- a CDS encoding lytic transglycosylase domain-containing protein, whose amino-acid sequence MLDLAIVLSLAQACAPAAAPETLAAIAYVESRFDPLAIGVNRGPRPSRRPQDRGDAARIARDLLARGADLDLGIGQINSGNLAWLGLSIEDVFDPCRNLAASAEVLRAGYRPAGDRPDQRQAALRAALSRYNTGHPERGFRNGYVGRVEAAAVRLSLALPAPDATVRTQPVPITAEVPPPHWDVFARARGAPVAAFNASPLRSSLS is encoded by the coding sequence ATGCTCGATCTCGCGATCGTCCTCAGCCTGGCTCAGGCCTGCGCCCCCGCTGCGGCCCCGGAGACGCTTGCGGCCATCGCCTATGTCGAAAGCCGTTTCGATCCCTTGGCCATCGGGGTGAACCGCGGCCCGCGTCCGTCGCGGCGGCCGCAGGACCGGGGGGACGCCGCGCGGATCGCCCGCGATCTTCTGGCGCGCGGCGCCGACCTTGATCTCGGCATCGGCCAGATCAACAGCGGCAACCTCGCCTGGTTGGGTCTCAGCATCGAGGACGTCTTCGACCCGTGCCGCAACCTGGCCGCCTCGGCCGAGGTCCTTCGGGCCGGCTACCGCCCCGCCGGCGACCGCCCCGACCAACGGCAGGCGGCGTTGCGGGCCGCTCTGTCCCGATACAACACCGGCCATCCCGAACGGGGTTTCCGCAACGGCTACGTCGGCCGCGTGGAGGCCGCCGCCGTCCGCCTCTCCCTCGCCCTCCCAGCGCCTGACGCGACGGTCCGGACGCAGCCCGTCCCGATCACCGCCGAGGTCCCGCCCCCGCACTGGGACGTCTTCGCCCGGGCGCGCGGCGCCCCTGTCGCCGCCTTCAATGCCTCGCCCTTACGGAGTTCCCTGTCATGA
- a CDS encoding helix-turn-helix domain-containing protein, whose translation MTLITPTNSQTPGDRLARLSSRQAECLDLAAAGLTSAAIAARLGLSSRTVDEHLTGACRVLGVRTRIQAVALLALGERRAREKRSFLP comes from the coding sequence ATGACGCTGATCACACCCACGAACAGTCAGACACCGGGCGACCGCTTGGCTCGTCTTTCGTCGCGTCAGGCCGAATGCCTCGACCTGGCCGCAGCGGGGCTGACGTCTGCGGCCATCGCCGCGCGTCTTGGCCTTTCCTCCCGCACCGTCGACGAGCATCTCACGGGCGCATGCCGGGTGCTCGGCGTGCGCACCCGGATCCAGGCGGTCGCTCTGCTCGCGCTCGGAGAACGCCGGGCGCGGGAGAAGCGCAGCTTCCTACCGTAG
- a CDS encoding XRE family transcriptional regulator has protein sequence MALRSYEHFEAGAGRINLERIHRFADVTDSDPHAIISALSLGSPAFAVRSADNKLATILMVVLQEFDEEVGDAMAELDGRTIINVFTRALKDLAGLAVTRDAHAEAWLEERRRRLVTPGSDDPSADDEGG, from the coding sequence ATGGCGCTCCGGTCCTACGAGCATTTCGAAGCCGGGGCGGGCCGCATCAATCTCGAGCGTATCCACCGCTTCGCCGACGTCACCGACAGCGACCCTCACGCGATCATCTCGGCGCTCTCGCTGGGTTCTCCCGCCTTCGCCGTGCGGTCCGCCGACAACAAGCTGGCGACCATCCTCATGGTCGTGCTGCAGGAATTCGACGAGGAGGTCGGCGATGCCATGGCCGAGCTGGATGGGCGGACGATCATCAACGTCTTCACGCGGGCTTTGAAGGACCTCGCAGGCCTTGCCGTCACCCGGGACGCCCACGCCGAAGCCTGGCTTGAAGAGCGTCGGCGCCGCCTCGTGACCCCCGGATCGGATGATCCGTCCGCCGACGACGAAGGCGGATGA
- a CDS encoding GntR family transcriptional regulator → MRTRDPFGTALGSLRAALDQGLAPGRHLPVADIAAALKLSASPVREALSRLCGEGLIEDRRGFGYFTRSTPQEDIIGLLDLEEVHILLAAKTSAVPLPGPASDRVIEAWMLSLMEGCANLPLVESHLRVRRQLDPLRRLHGPRDLSSPASDENGVEAYYDRWRLASVELAARLRRMDPAPPEYTTNRV, encoded by the coding sequence ATGAGAACGCGCGACCCGTTCGGAACGGCGCTGGGAAGCCTCCGCGCGGCGCTCGACCAGGGGCTGGCGCCCGGACGACACCTGCCGGTCGCGGATATCGCGGCTGCGCTCAAGCTGAGCGCTTCGCCGGTGCGTGAAGCCCTGTCGCGGCTGTGTGGAGAAGGCCTGATCGAGGACCGTCGCGGCTTCGGCTATTTCACGCGCAGCACGCCCCAGGAGGACATCATCGGTCTTCTCGACCTGGAGGAGGTCCATATCCTTCTGGCGGCGAAAACATCTGCGGTCCCGCTGCCTGGTCCCGCATCCGACAGGGTGATCGAGGCCTGGATGCTCAGTCTCATGGAAGGCTGCGCCAACCTTCCGCTCGTGGAAAGCCACCTCCGCGTCCGCCGACAGCTCGATCCCTTGAGGCGGCTGCATGGTCCGAGAGACCTCTCTTCACCTGCTTCGGACGAGAATGGCGTCGAGGCCTATTATGATCGATGGCGTCTCGCATCCGTCGAGCTGGCCGCGCGTCTGAGGCGCATGGACCCGGCGCCGCCCGAATATACGACGAATAGAGTTTGA
- a CDS encoding lasso peptide biosynthesis B2 protein encodes MPARPRLASIDRQARLAPDIHAVRTGRDLILLDLAADDYLCLPECGPLEISGAVIRGPMETLLRMASEELLQPEHAPAPARKVPPGLPKTPSALPTTVRPTIGDLATFTLIWLDAVRRRPTLAGLARRMQGRRGRRNDPAAVAARVEIFNRILPLAPWTGACLLQAELLLRFLNAADLDADWVFGVRTWPFLAHCWLQNGDVCVSQAPETLTIYRPILVI; translated from the coding sequence ATGCCTGCACGCCCCCGCCTAGCCTCCATCGACCGTCAGGCTCGGCTTGCTCCGGACATTCATGCGGTTCGAACCGGACGCGACCTCATTCTCCTCGACCTGGCCGCGGATGACTACCTCTGTCTGCCCGAGTGCGGTCCGCTCGAAATATCGGGCGCTGTCATCCGCGGCCCGATGGAGACGCTCCTGAGGATGGCGTCCGAGGAACTGCTTCAGCCCGAACACGCCCCGGCGCCGGCTCGAAAGGTTCCGCCTGGGCTTCCCAAGACGCCGTCGGCTCTGCCGACCACAGTGCGTCCGACCATCGGCGATCTGGCGACTTTCACCCTGATCTGGCTCGACGCCGTACGCCGCCGCCCGACCCTCGCGGGTCTCGCCCGGCGGATGCAGGGGCGTCGCGGTCGTCGGAACGACCCGGCGGCAGTCGCCGCGCGGGTGGAGATCTTCAACCGCATTCTGCCGCTGGCGCCGTGGACGGGCGCCTGCCTGCTGCAGGCGGAGCTCCTTTTGCGATTCCTGAACGCCGCCGACCTCGACGCCGATTGGGTTTTCGGCGTCCGAACCTGGCCCTTTCTGGCGCACTGTTGGCTGCAGAACGGAGATGTCTGCGTCAGCCAGGCTCCGGAGACCCTGACGATCTACCGGCCGATACTGGTGATTTGA